The Pseudomonadota bacterium genome includes a region encoding these proteins:
- a CDS encoding DUF1704 domain-containing protein → MKAPHARQTIACITHAAGALREAERPLRILGLLAWPLSVRERFLASDGAKLPEVDYPAVDVKPVRQALAEARPLIARCGPAREWLERVSNHLATAADMLTQLGRPGFFTASITLYGAPTKALPDSDASPLQLARRLRRIIDGLTHLDLGAPPRATASAEEVAARMRAAVSRFFGDQAPLVEVTQTLSANATAGPDRIRIRADAHFTDRDVDQLVHHEAGIHVTTALNGRAQTALPILAASHPGTTRTQEGLAVFSEFMTGCMDIDRLGRLADRVLAIQLAIDGADFCEVYRYFRDQGVVDTMAFEQTRRVFRGGVLTGGAPYTKDVVYLDGLLRVHDFLRSLVAAGRADVLQLLFCGKLALADIPVLCSLAELGLLRAPRYLPAWAADRRFLVSYLAYSGFLDRVGLGQAHQRHADILRSAPRIQFCS, encoded by the coding sequence ATGAAAGCGCCGCACGCTCGCCAGACAATCGCCTGCATCACCCACGCCGCCGGTGCCTTGCGCGAAGCGGAAAGACCGCTTCGCATCCTGGGTCTGCTGGCGTGGCCGCTGTCGGTACGCGAGCGCTTCCTCGCCAGCGACGGTGCCAAGCTGCCAGAGGTCGACTACCCGGCCGTGGATGTCAAGCCGGTGCGGCAGGCGCTGGCCGAGGCGCGGCCGCTGATTGCCCGCTGCGGTCCGGCTCGGGAGTGGCTAGAGCGGGTTTCCAACCACCTGGCTACCGCTGCCGACATGTTGACCCAACTGGGTCGACCGGGTTTCTTCACCGCCTCGATCACCCTTTACGGCGCGCCAACCAAGGCACTGCCTGATTCAGACGCCAGTCCACTCCAGCTGGCCCGACGCCTGCGGCGCATCATCGACGGACTGACCCATCTCGACCTGGGCGCCCCCCCTCGTGCCACGGCCAGCGCTGAAGAGGTGGCGGCGAGAATGCGTGCAGCAGTCTCACGTTTTTTCGGCGACCAGGCCCCTTTGGTCGAAGTGACTCAAACCCTATCGGCCAATGCCACCGCCGGCCCCGACCGTATTCGCATCCGTGCTGATGCCCATTTCACCGACCGAGACGTGGACCAGCTTGTTCATCATGAAGCCGGCATACACGTCACCACGGCACTGAACGGACGGGCCCAGACCGCTCTGCCCATCCTCGCGGCGAGTCACCCGGGCACGACCCGCACGCAGGAAGGCCTGGCGGTGTTTTCGGAGTTCATGACCGGCTGCATGGACATCGACCGGCTTGGTCGTCTCGCCGACCGAGTGCTGGCCATCCAATTGGCCATCGATGGCGCTGATTTTTGCGAAGTCTATCGTTACTTCCGCGACCAGGGCGTGGTTGACACGATGGCTTTCGAACAAACGCGCCGGGTGTTTCGCGGCGGTGTACTGACCGGCGGTGCACCGTATACCAAGGATGTGGTCTACCTTGACGGACTGTTGCGGGTCCATGACTTCCTGCGTTCGCTGGTTGCCGCCGGTCGCGCCGACGTATTGCAGCTGCTTTTCTGCGGCAAGCTGGCACTCGCCGACATACCGGTTCTGTGTTCACTGGCCGAGCTGGGGCTGCTGCGAGCCCCACGTTATCTTCCAGCCTGGGCCGCCGACCGCCGATTTCTGGTCAGTTACCTGGCCTACTCGGGTTTTCTTGATCGCGTTGGGCTTGGTCAGGCTCATCAGCGCCACGCCGATATCCTGCGCTCAGCGCCGCGCATCCAGTTTTGCAGTTGA
- a CDS encoding 3-oxoacyl-ACP synthase III has product MLFDNVVIKSVASVDAPHPVTSAETCERLAPTFRKLRLRGNPLIDLAGIEERRFWDDGMLPSQAATLAAHEALRRADIDPARVGILINTSVSRDFLEPSTACMVHGNLRLSNTCESFDVGNACLAFINGMNIAARMLDRGEIDYALIVNAENSREINETTINRLLGPKVTRKQFKREFASLTLGCGAAAMIMSRGDLEPDGHQYKGGVSRAATEFNNLCRGWNHQMWTDTRSLLREGMKLAGATYATARQVLGWVANELDHVVIHQVSQVHTEAFIRAFGVDPEKVYRIFPKLGNIGPASIPTVLSKIVDEGRVRRGDKVALMGIGSGLNCCMTEVVW; this is encoded by the coding sequence ATGCTGTTTGATAACGTGGTCATCAAGTCGGTCGCTTCGGTCGATGCTCCACATCCGGTTACCAGTGCCGAGACCTGTGAACGTCTCGCGCCGACCTTTCGTAAGCTCCGGCTACGGGGGAATCCGCTGATCGATCTGGCCGGCATCGAGGAGCGTCGTTTCTGGGACGACGGCATGCTGCCATCCCAGGCAGCCACGCTGGCCGCGCACGAGGCGCTGCGTCGGGCCGATATCGACCCGGCGAGAGTCGGTATTCTGATCAACACTTCGGTGTCGCGGGACTTCCTTGAACCGTCGACCGCCTGCATGGTCCACGGCAATCTCAGGCTGTCCAATACCTGCGAGAGCTTCGACGTCGGCAACGCCTGCCTGGCGTTCATCAACGGCATGAACATCGCTGCCCGGATGCTCGACCGCGGCGAGATTGACTATGCGCTGATTGTCAACGCTGAAAACAGCCGCGAAATCAATGAGACCACGATTAACCGACTGCTCGGGCCGAAAGTGACGCGCAAGCAGTTCAAGCGGGAGTTCGCCAGCCTGACCCTGGGTTGCGGCGCGGCTGCCATGATCATGTCGCGCGGCGATCTCGAGCCCGATGGTCATCAGTACAAGGGCGGGGTGTCGCGTGCGGCCACCGAGTTCAATAATCTGTGCCGCGGCTGGAACCACCAGATGTGGACCGATACCAGGAGTCTGTTGCGCGAAGGCATGAAGCTTGCCGGAGCGACCTACGCGACCGCTCGCCAGGTACTGGGCTGGGTAGCCAACGAACTCGACCATGTCGTGATCCACCAGGTCTCCCAGGTGCACACCGAAGCCTTCATTCGCGCCTTCGGAGTCGATCCCGAGAAGGTCTACCGCATCTTTCCGAAACTCGGCAATATCGGTCCGGCGTCCATTCCCACCGTGCTCAGCAAGATCGTCGATGAGGGCCGGGTTCGTCGCGGCGACAAGGTTGCATTGATGGGCATCGGCTCAGGCCTGAACTGCTGCATGACCGAAGTCGTCTGGTAA
- a CDS encoding alpha/beta fold hydrolase yields the protein MTDFPENLFPFERHFHIQSGGHRMHYLDQGPSGGQPVVMVHGNPTWSFYYRNVVLALQEDFRCLVPDHVGMGLSDRPSEVSYSYTMQSRVEDLGHWLDAVEPERPVDLVVHDWGGAIALAWAVSYPARVRRIVLLNTWAFTIPPDESLPLALRFARTAPGAFLIQRFNAFSGLAVRLATERRLDPSVARGLTAPYRGSAQQRLATLRFVQDIPLSEHDHSWPVLAATEARLDRLLDKPVHLIWGGKDFVFNDRVLDLWRDTLPQAGLDYIEDAGHYVLEDAPERVVNGIVAFLREVG from the coding sequence ATGACTGATTTTCCGGAGAATCTTTTCCCCTTCGAGCGCCACTTCCATATCCAGTCGGGCGGCCATCGCATGCATTATCTGGATCAGGGTCCGTCCGGGGGTCAGCCAGTCGTCATGGTGCACGGCAATCCTACCTGGTCTTTCTACTATCGCAATGTCGTCCTTGCGCTGCAGGAGGACTTCCGCTGCCTGGTGCCCGACCATGTCGGTATGGGACTGTCCGACCGGCCGAGTGAGGTCTCCTACTCCTACACGATGCAAAGCCGGGTTGAAGACCTGGGGCACTGGCTTGATGCAGTCGAGCCCGAACGTCCGGTCGATCTGGTCGTGCACGACTGGGGCGGCGCCATTGCGCTGGCCTGGGCTGTGTCCTATCCCGCGCGCGTGCGGCGGATCGTGCTGCTCAATACCTGGGCCTTTACCATTCCGCCCGACGAAAGCCTGCCGCTGGCGCTCAGGTTCGCCCGCACCGCGCCTGGCGCTTTTCTGATCCAGCGGTTCAACGCCTTTTCCGGGCTGGCGGTGCGGCTGGCAACCGAACGGCGGCTGGATCCGTCGGTCGCGCGGGGTCTGACCGCCCCGTATCGCGGCAGCGCGCAGCAACGACTGGCGACCCTGCGCTTCGTGCAGGACATACCGCTTAGCGAGCACGATCACTCCTGGCCGGTGCTGGCGGCAACCGAAGCACGGCTCGATCGCCTTTTGGACAAGCCGGTGCATTTGATCTGGGGCGGCAAGGATTTCGTGTTCAACGACCGCGTGCTTGACCTGTGGCGTGACACCTTGCCACAGGCCGGGCTCGACTATATCGAAGATGCCGGCCACTACGTGCTGGAAGATGCCCCGGAACGGGTCGTCAACGGCATCGTTGCGTTCCTGCGTGAAGTCGGTTGA
- a CDS encoding AMP-binding protein yields MPSDLINIAHALTRQAESRPEAVALIVPQRRSGTGWTDRRWTYRELNALTDRLAAGLQAQGIEPGTRVAFMVPPSLEFFALFFALFKAGAVPVLIDPGIGLKPLKTCLDEAEPEAFIGVTRAQIARHLLGWARDSIRTVISVGPRPLWQGLRYGDLLGVDGGRFEAPITEGDDEAAILFTSGSTGIPKGVVYRHRMFVAQVGLMREAFGMQPGEVDLPTFPPFALFDPALGMTTVVPRMDFTRPANADPAMLVSLIEHYGVTNLFGSPALMNTLGRYLDRQAIRLPGIRRALSAGAPVSPVVIERMHRALDAMADIHTPYGATEALPVATVAGRELVGPLSEGNRSGRGICVGRPLKANRVRIIPVSDEPIGLVEHAGQVADGEIGEICVSGPTVTDSYWCRLAQTRAAKMVDDEGCTWHRMGDLGWIDGDGRLWFCGRKSERVQTADGTLYTECVEGPVNAVEGVYRSALVGIGQPGEQQPVIIVEPERGVDRRRLARDVRIVLDRRPDTAAVKHIFFRRRFPVDIRHNAKIRRNQLAEWATRQRG; encoded by the coding sequence ATGCCTTCCGATCTGATCAACATCGCCCATGCCCTGACACGACAAGCCGAGTCCCGGCCGGAGGCCGTCGCGCTGATTGTGCCGCAGCGCCGCTCCGGAACGGGATGGACCGACCGGCGCTGGACCTACCGTGAGCTCAACGCGCTGACCGACCGACTGGCGGCCGGCCTGCAGGCGCAAGGGATCGAGCCGGGCACCCGGGTGGCATTCATGGTGCCGCCGTCGCTGGAGTTCTTTGCCCTGTTCTTTGCCCTGTTCAAGGCCGGTGCCGTGCCGGTGCTGATTGATCCGGGCATTGGTCTGAAGCCGCTCAAGACGTGTCTGGACGAGGCCGAGCCGGAAGCCTTCATTGGCGTCACGCGCGCCCAGATCGCGCGTCACCTTCTGGGCTGGGCGCGTGACAGCATTCGGACCGTGATCAGCGTTGGACCGCGCCCGCTCTGGCAGGGCCTGCGTTATGGCGATCTGCTTGGCGTTGATGGTGGTCGTTTCGAGGCGCCGATAACCGAAGGAGACGACGAAGCCGCCATCCTGTTCACGTCGGGATCGACCGGAATTCCGAAAGGCGTGGTTTACCGGCACCGCATGTTCGTGGCGCAGGTCGGGCTGATGCGCGAGGCCTTCGGCATGCAGCCTGGCGAGGTCGACTTGCCAACCTTCCCGCCCTTCGCGCTGTTCGATCCGGCCCTGGGCATGACCACCGTTGTGCCGCGCATGGACTTCACCCGTCCGGCAAATGCCGATCCGGCCATGCTGGTCAGCCTGATTGAACACTACGGTGTAACCAACCTGTTTGGATCGCCGGCGCTGATGAACACGCTTGGCCGGTACCTGGATCGGCAGGCGATTCGGCTGCCGGGCATTCGGCGTGCGCTGTCGGCCGGCGCGCCGGTTTCGCCGGTGGTGATAGAGCGCATGCACCGCGCGCTGGATGCGATGGCCGATATCCATACGCCTTACGGTGCAACCGAGGCGCTGCCGGTCGCGACGGTGGCGGGCCGCGAGCTGGTCGGTCCGCTGTCGGAAGGCAATCGCTCGGGTCGTGGTATTTGCGTTGGCCGGCCGCTTAAGGCCAACCGGGTGCGTATCATTCCGGTCAGCGACGAGCCGATCGGTCTGGTCGAGCATGCCGGGCAGGTCGCGGATGGCGAAATCGGCGAGATTTGCGTCAGTGGTCCGACGGTGACCGACAGCTACTGGTGCCGCCTGGCGCAGACTCGCGCGGCCAAGATGGTCGACGACGAAGGTTGCACCTGGCACCGCATGGGCGATCTGGGCTGGATTGACGGTGACGGCCGTTTGTGGTTTTGCGGGCGCAAGTCCGAGCGTGTACAGACCGCTGACGGGACGCTGTATACCGAATGCGTCGAAGGTCCGGTCAACGCCGTTGAGGGCGTGTATCGCTCGGCACTGGTGGGCATTGGGCAGCCGGGTGAACAACAGCCGGTCATCATCGTCGAACCGGAGCGCGGTGTCGATCGTCGGCGGCTGGCACGCGATGTCCGCATCGTTCTGGATCGCCGCCCGGACACTGCGGCCGTCAAGCATATTTTTTTTCGCAGGCGTTTTCCGGTCGATATACGCCACAACGCCAAGATCCGCCGCAACCAGCTCGCCGAGTGGGCGACGCGGCAGCGAGGATGA
- a CDS encoding bifunctional 2-methylcitrate dehydratase/aconitate hydratase: protein MSGEIDHRSASRPDPDQLIQDIADYVCDYEIKSTEAWETAHYCLKDSLACAMLALKFPECVKLLGPVVPGMELDTGARVPGTPYRLDPVQAAFNIGVLVRYLDFNDTWLAAEWGHPSDNLGAILAVSDYLSRQRIAEGGESLKVEAIFEAMIKAHEIQGVLALKNSFNRVGLDHVLLVRVASTAVVTKMLGGDRDDVVNAVSQAWIDGGALRTYRHAPNTGPRKSWAAGDACRRAVQLALITLSGEIGYPSALTAKGWGFQDVLFKGRDLVLERELGSYVMEQVLFKISFPAEFHAQTAVECAYKLHAAVKARIDEIERIEIETQEAGVRIIDKTGPLSNYADRDHCIQYMVAVPLIFGELTADSYTDEVAADPRIDALREKMTVRENPRFTEAYFDPDKRAIGNSVQVFFTDGSSTEKVSIDYPVGHRRRRDEGIPLLEDKFRRAVRGQLSARSAHTILEATGRFEDLRCMPVSAFASLWSLGG from the coding sequence ATGAGTGGCGAGATCGACCACCGTTCGGCGAGCCGCCCGGACCCGGATCAGCTCATTCAGGATATCGCCGACTACGTCTGCGACTACGAGATCAAATCGACCGAAGCCTGGGAGACTGCCCATTATTGCCTGAAGGATTCGCTGGCCTGTGCGATGCTGGCGCTGAAGTTTCCCGAGTGCGTCAAGCTGCTCGGCCCGGTTGTGCCGGGCATGGAGCTCGATACGGGCGCTCGGGTGCCCGGCACGCCTTACCGGCTCGATCCCGTACAGGCTGCCTTCAACATCGGCGTGCTGGTGCGCTATCTCGACTTCAATGACACCTGGCTGGCGGCCGAGTGGGGGCATCCGTCCGATAACCTGGGCGCCATCCTGGCGGTGTCCGACTACTTGTCGCGTCAGAGAATTGCCGAAGGGGGTGAGTCGCTGAAGGTTGAAGCCATCTTCGAGGCCATGATCAAGGCCCATGAAATCCAGGGCGTGCTGGCGCTGAAGAACAGCTTCAACCGGGTCGGTCTTGATCATGTATTGCTGGTGCGCGTTGCCTCAACGGCCGTGGTCACGAAGATGCTGGGCGGTGACCGTGACGACGTGGTCAATGCCGTCAGTCAGGCCTGGATCGACGGCGGTGCGCTCAGAACCTACCGTCACGCCCCAAACACCGGCCCGCGCAAGAGCTGGGCTGCGGGAGACGCCTGCCGGCGCGCCGTGCAGCTGGCGCTGATTACGCTGTCCGGCGAGATCGGTTATCCCTCTGCGCTGACCGCGAAAGGCTGGGGTTTTCAGGACGTGCTGTTCAAGGGCCGGGACCTGGTGCTCGAACGAGAATTGGGCAGCTACGTGATGGAGCAGGTGTTGTTCAAGATCTCCTTCCCGGCCGAGTTCCACGCCCAGACGGCCGTCGAGTGCGCCTACAAGCTGCACGCAGCGGTCAAGGCACGGATTGACGAGATCGAGCGCATCGAGATCGAGACGCAGGAAGCGGGTGTGCGGATCATTGACAAGACCGGTCCCCTGAGCAATTATGCCGATCGCGATCACTGCATTCAGTACATGGTTGCCGTGCCGCTGATCTTCGGCGAGCTGACCGCCGATTCCTACACCGACGAAGTCGCCGCCGATCCGCGTATCGATGCGCTTCGGGAGAAAATGACGGTCAGGGAGAATCCACGCTTTACCGAAGCGTACTTCGATCCCGACAAGCGCGCCATCGGTAACTCGGTGCAGGTGTTCTTCACCGACGGTTCGAGCACTGAGAAGGTATCAATCGATTATCCGGTCGGCCACCGTCGCCGTCGCGACGAGGGCATTCCGCTGCTCGAGGACAAGTTCAGGCGTGCCGTAAGGGGCCAGCTCTCGGCCCGAAGCGCGCACACCATCCTTGAGGCGACCGGCCGGTTCGAAGATCTCAGGTGCATGCCGGTGTCCGCGTTTGCCTCGCTCTGGTCGCTCGGCGGCTGA
- a CDS encoding class 1 fructose-bisphosphatase translates to MRIGTTLTRYILRNQRDIEGASGTFTGLLNDICVACKKISDLVNKGALVNVLGSAESENVQGEQQKKLDVISNEIMIEALEHNGHIAALASEEMESIHRMHGERRGRYLLLCDPLDGSSNIDVNVSVGTIFSILRAPEDAREPTETDFLRPGTEQVAAGYCLYGPSTMMVLTTGQGVSMFTLDRDFGEFLLTREHVAIPSETREFAINASYQRHWDTPIRRYIDECLAGEDGPRGKNFNMRWVASMVAEVHRILTRGGVFLYPCDRRIRAEGKAGKLRLMYEANPMAMIVEQAGGAATDGQQRLLEIKPQALHQRVGVILGSRNEVTRLIDYHG, encoded by the coding sequence ATGCGCATCGGTACCACCCTGACTCGCTACATCCTGCGCAACCAGCGCGACATCGAGGGCGCCAGCGGCACCTTCACCGGCCTACTCAACGATATCTGCGTGGCCTGCAAGAAGATTTCCGACCTGGTCAACAAGGGCGCGCTGGTCAATGTGCTCGGCAGCGCCGAGAGCGAGAACGTCCAGGGTGAGCAGCAGAAAAAGCTTGATGTGATTTCCAACGAGATCATGATCGAGGCGCTTGAGCACAACGGGCATATCGCCGCCCTGGCCTCCGAAGAGATGGAGAGCATCCACCGCATGCACGGCGAACGCCGCGGGCGCTACCTGCTGCTGTGCGACCCGCTGGACGGCTCGTCCAATATCGATGTCAATGTTTCTGTGGGCACCATCTTCTCCATTCTGCGCGCGCCCGAGGATGCGCGGGAACCGACCGAGACCGATTTTCTCCGCCCCGGCACTGAACAAGTCGCTGCCGGTTACTGCCTTTACGGTCCCTCGACCATGATGGTGCTGACCACCGGCCAGGGCGTCAGCATGTTCACCCTCGACCGCGACTTCGGCGAGTTCCTGCTGACGCGCGAGCACGTGGCCATCCCCTCAGAGACCAGGGAGTTCGCGATCAATGCGTCCTACCAGCGCCACTGGGATACACCGATCAGGCGCTATATCGACGAATGCCTGGCTGGAGAAGACGGCCCACGCGGCAAGAACTTCAACATGCGCTGGGTTGCCTCGATGGTTGCCGAGGTCCATCGAATCCTCACCCGTGGCGGCGTGTTCCTCTATCCCTGCGATCGCCGAATACGCGCCGAGGGCAAGGCCGGCAAACTGCGGCTGATGTACGAGGCCAACCCGATGGCCATGATCGTCGAACAGGCCGGTGGTGCGGCCACCGACGGCCAGCAGCGCCTACTCGAAATCAAGCCGCAAGCGCTGCACCAGCGCGTGGGGGTAATCCTTGGCTCGCGCAACGAGGTCACTCGCCTGATCGACTATCACGGCTGA
- a CDS encoding nuclear transport factor 2 family protein: protein MNKSTLLQMILLAFLAALLTAACTGTGKRSSDNTVAAYEAALDTHAGQTAAIDSGLEAFRRTYADFTAERFIDRVGDLYAERFYFNDTLHTFTRRAELVDYMRRTAAGLSSSRITVHQVITEKTDVFVRWTMQFTTRVAGRDITSDSIGMSHLRFDEHGRIVLHQDYWDSGHALYAHLPIVGFFVRRARSSM, encoded by the coding sequence ATGAACAAATCCACACTGCTCCAGATGATCCTGCTGGCGTTTTTGGCCGCGCTGCTGACGGCTGCGTGCACCGGCACCGGCAAACGGTCCAGTGACAACACCGTGGCGGCCTACGAGGCCGCGCTTGACACGCATGCCGGTCAAACAGCCGCTATCGATTCGGGGTTGGAGGCATTCCGTCGCACCTACGCCGACTTCACCGCCGAGCGCTTCATCGACCGTGTTGGTGACCTCTACGCCGAGCGCTTTTACTTCAACGACACCTTGCACACCTTTACCCGCCGGGCCGAGCTGGTCGACTACATGCGTCGAACTGCTGCCGGGCTTTCAAGCAGCCGGATTACCGTTCACCAGGTGATCACTGAAAAGACCGATGTATTCGTCCGCTGGACCATGCAGTTCACGACACGGGTCGCCGGGCGCGATATCACCTCGGACTCGATCGGCATGAGTCACCTGCGTTTCGACGAGCACGGCCGGATTGTGCTGCACCAGGACTACTGGGACAGCGGTCACGCGCTGTACGCGCACCTGCCGATCGTCGGCTTTTTCGTGCGCCGCGCGCGATCGTCCATGTAG
- a CDS encoding acyl-CoA desaturase — protein sequence MATPNRSTGISNKVNPLLAWLDSERYRACGEDDSAIDWLRILPFVALHLACLSVLWVGVSGTAIVVCLLSYLLRMFAVTAFYHRYFSHRTFRASRPVQFIFALIGAAATQRGPLWWAAHHRHHHKHADTGDDPHAPRHGFLWSHMGWFLSRKHFATRSEQVPDLMRYPELRWLDRFDLVVPVAYAAGLFALGVALERWAPGLGTNGWQLVVWGYFISTVALIHVTLTINSLAHLWGSRRYDTRDDSRNNALLALLTLGEGWHNNHHHFPGAARQGFYWWEIDISWYVLKMMSWCGLVHDLKPVPQRVRDARRIRS from the coding sequence TTGGCCACTCCCAACCGATCGACAGGAATCTCAAATAAAGTGAATCCCTTACTGGCCTGGCTGGATTCCGAGCGATATCGCGCCTGTGGCGAAGACGACAGCGCGATCGACTGGCTCCGTATCTTGCCGTTCGTCGCGCTGCACCTGGCCTGTTTGTCGGTGTTGTGGGTTGGTGTTTCAGGCACGGCGATCGTTGTGTGTCTACTTAGCTACCTGCTACGAATGTTTGCCGTTACCGCTTTTTATCACCGCTATTTTTCGCACCGGACGTTTCGCGCCAGCCGGCCCGTCCAGTTCATATTTGCGCTGATCGGAGCCGCTGCAACGCAGCGCGGCCCGCTGTGGTGGGCGGCTCATCACCGTCATCACCACAAGCATGCTGATACCGGCGATGATCCGCATGCGCCCCGGCACGGTTTTCTGTGGAGCCACATGGGCTGGTTTCTCAGCCGCAAACACTTCGCCACCCGCAGCGAGCAGGTTCCCGATCTGATGCGCTACCCGGAGCTGCGCTGGCTGGATCGCTTCGACCTGGTCGTGCCGGTCGCCTACGCCGCCGGCCTGTTTGCGCTGGGCGTGGCGCTGGAGCGCTGGGCGCCGGGCCTGGGAACGAATGGCTGGCAGCTGGTGGTCTGGGGGTATTTCATTTCGACCGTGGCGTTGATCCACGTCACGCTGACCATCAATTCACTGGCGCACCTGTGGGGCAGTCGCCGCTACGACACGCGCGACGACAGCCGCAACAATGCCTTGCTCGCCTTGCTGACCCTGGGTGAGGGCTGGCACAACAATCACCATCATTTTCCGGGGGCGGCACGGCAAGGCTTCTACTGGTGGGAGATTGACATCAGCTGGTACGTGCTGAAGATGATGAGCTGGTGCGGACTGGTCCATGATCTCAAGCCGGTGCCGCAGCGGGTGCGAGACGCGCGCAGGATCCGCTCATGA
- a CDS encoding FAD-dependent oxidoreductase encodes MKIAIVGAGVSGLYAAWHLSREHEVTVFESENRLGGHADTQVVDDDGIERAIDTGFIVFNRTHYPLLSNWFNELGVVAKRSDMSFGVHDLGSGLQYNASTLNRLYCQRRNLLRPAFHRMVADIMRFYRQAPGLLRTLDETVTLADYLGASAMGQLFAEKHLLPMASALWSAPIGDVRQFPMKHLLAFMDNHGMLTVGQRPPWQTVHGGSRRYVEAVSGCAARFRMATRVRAVERLDSGVRIRTDADETDFDAVVLACHCDQALALLVDASPVERCVLSAIEYQPNEAVLHTDVSLLPVRPAARAAWNVLLDDEAQSRCRVSYYMNRLQNIGSRTHFIVSLNQTERIDPERIIVRRHYSHPVFTPGAVAAQARWNDINGLRRTWFCGAWWGWGFHEDGVRSAWRVIEDIGLRHA; translated from the coding sequence ATGAAGATCGCCATCGTCGGCGCCGGCGTGTCGGGGCTCTATGCGGCCTGGCACCTGTCCCGCGAACATGAAGTCACTGTATTCGAAAGTGAGAATCGCCTCGGCGGTCATGCCGACACCCAGGTCGTTGACGACGATGGCATCGAACGCGCCATCGATACCGGCTTCATCGTTTTCAATCGAACACACTACCCGCTGCTCTCGAACTGGTTCAATGAGCTGGGTGTGGTCGCCAAACGTTCGGACATGAGCTTTGGCGTTCACGATCTGGGCAGCGGACTGCAGTACAACGCCAGCACGCTCAACCGACTTTACTGCCAGCGTCGCAATCTGCTGCGTCCCGCGTTTCACCGCATGGTGGCCGATATCATGCGCTTCTACCGGCAGGCGCCCGGCCTGCTGAGAACGCTCGATGAGACGGTCACGCTGGCCGACTACCTGGGCGCAAGCGCCATGGGCCAGCTGTTTGCCGAGAAACATCTGCTGCCCATGGCCTCGGCGCTGTGGTCGGCACCGATCGGCGATGTCAGGCAGTTTCCCATGAAGCATCTGCTGGCATTCATGGACAATCATGGCATGCTCACGGTCGGTCAGCGGCCGCCCTGGCAGACGGTGCACGGCGGCAGCCGGCGTTATGTCGAGGCGGTATCCGGCTGCGCGGCCCGTTTCAGGATGGCTACACGCGTTCGCGCAGTCGAGCGCCTCGATTCCGGTGTGCGGATCCGCACCGACGCAGACGAGACTGATTTCGACGCCGTGGTGCTGGCCTGCCATTGCGACCAGGCGCTGGCGCTCCTGGTCGACGCCAGCCCGGTCGAGCGCTGCGTGCTGTCGGCCATCGAATACCAGCCCAACGAGGCGGTACTGCACACCGACGTCTCGCTGTTGCCGGTCCGGCCGGCAGCCCGCGCGGCCTGGAACGTGCTCCTGGACGATGAGGCGCAGTCCAGATGCCGGGTTTCGTATTACATGAACCGGTTGCAGAACATCGGCAGCCGGACGCATTTCATCGTCTCGCTCAACCAGACTGAACGTATCGATCCGGAGCGCATTATCGTTCGACGTCATTATTCCCATCCCGTATTCACGCCCGGGGCCGTGGCCGCCCAGGCGCGCTGGAACGACATTAACGGCCTCAGGCGAACCTGGTTCTGCGGCGCTTGGTGGGGCTGGGGCTTTCACGAGGACGGCGTACGCAGTGCCTGGCGAGTCATTGAGGATATCGGTCTGCGCCATGCATAG